The window TGTATGTGACGTCATCAATTTGTTTTAACCTTAGGTACTAGGATGATCTTAACGGCGATCAGATCTACAATCTTCTATTTGAGAGGGAAATAAAAATTAGTGGAATGCCCTCTAGTCTAGTTATATCTACACCACTCATTTGCGAACTTGTCCATTACTTCTCTCCCGAGTTCCGGTGTTAACGTTTGAATCAAATTCTTCTGCAATAAGTTCCTTAAGGCCTTCAACAATGGCATCCCCAAGTCGTCAAATTTTCTACGAGGTGGAGCAGTAGTGGCACTCCTTGcttgtgatgattgttgactttGTTTAGGAGAAATGAGTTCTCTTGATGACCATTTTGTCCTTGAGTTTGACGTTCTTACCTGGATCTTGTTTTGAATAGACCTTTCTGCAGCTTTCCAATCATCCATGAATGCCATGCAtaccctttctctttcttcttgtAAGCTTTTCAGATTAAGGGGTTTGATTGTCGCATAAGTTTCGATTTCTTCTATGAGGTCTTCAAGTTGTTACCCCAATTGTATTAGTGTATCACGAAGATCGTCTAGCTTTAgatgaactgactcattgaaccttcttggtgggttagttattgtaaattatgatgaatatgagtatgttgtgttcaagagaacaaagtcagttCAAATCcctttatcaagtaaaacaagcaatgcgttgctcgtatacacataatccctaacacgcaatagacgctcaatttacccattcacaatatataacatgtagaaaaggatgagtaaaatagaatgagttattttattaaaatcataagtgttatggataaaatcacaaactcaagtcataaaataaaataagaaaagaaagcaagcacccatcatcctttcgttacaatgtcgctcatgtatcttcataaagagatttacatttcaagcataaagaaGTCTAGTCTAAGTCTTCGAATCTTCAAGTCTTTTCGTCTTTCTTGATCATCTTTACGCATCATGCGTctctcttgatcgtctttgcgTCTCACGCGTCTTTCTTGATTATATCTCTCTCGATCGTCTTTGTGTCTCACGCGTCTTTCTTGATTATATCTTACGCTTAGAATCtgagtagtaaagacacaaagaaagaaaactagttaaattagattcttcttttagcttttctaggTTTCCTTGATTTTACTCctttgaaattatttgatttagccttaaatttcgaaattgttcacatgtttcatggaattttaaaactttgaatggataaactgagcgcctagaaatatctatatgcatacatgtatttatcatatatagtagtcaagtaaagggattcgtgacgtggctttgttgctcgacaggacgagacgaggcaacgaCTTGGCAAAATTGGTTTTTTGgctttttgttctaaagtttgaaatggcttaagagagagatgttccaccgacaaggatactatcccaaaagggatctctcgatgtaagtggagctctcaattggacatccccctcacctctatttcaaaatccctcatttttaatagtaggggatatttgaaaagaggAGAGGGTTAATCTGGGTTTTTTCCTAGTgttttctcaactctcaaatcacataaaagccttcaaggcaagggttgagggtgtcattcacattgactaccATTAGCACATAAAACATAGATGTGTGAGCTTTATCCAACGATGTATACTTCCACACCTTCACATtggagctccaagtctcatgcaaataatcaagtaatgtcaacatggagtatgaattaaagagtaagaaaatttaaatacttGGACAAAATTACTTTGAAGTCAAATGTCGAatgtccccagcagagtcgctagaaaactgtgatcgatttttaaaaaatattttttttattgactagtttgaaaattctgggacgctttttaaaaaatttattttgaaaacgtgaggggaatcaattttaatgtttgaaaaattttaattttaaaaatgaggtTTTGTAGACAACTCTATATTTTACCTttccgtcgaatctgggagagattgagagttttttaatggtaagtatgtcataggcctactttaattttttttcaattttaattaatcctcacgactagagagtcgccacccaattttaaaaattaggaaattaagagatgtgagttcggcgtttgattacgtgtgggaaagggttttttagacgctatgtcccacaacgtcCCTAaagtctctactaattaattttggtctttCTATAAAATTTCTTACGTTTtacattttagaatttttccatttaaaacaattaaaaatgtttatatgagataaaaaaataaaaaataaaaaataaacaaagacaAAAGAAAACTGAAGCAAATAatcacacataaagttatcctaaaaatcaaaactaggcaagttattaatcaaaaattaatttggccTAAGACTAGATTAATTTTCAAgaactttagtgaattatttaatgggtctaaaattttattatttttggggtttatattttaaaagaatttcaaaaaaaaagtcTTAAGTCTAAGGAAAATCCTAAGTCTAAGCTTGGGCtaggttcaattttagttagggtttaattttaatttttttctaacctaggatcaaacaagccacaaacctcaaatttaaaaaaaaaagtaaaagaaaaaacaaacctaaagctatatataaatataaaataaaagccaAAAAGCTGAAGAAAGGCAGCAAGCTACGGATGGAAAGCGTCATTATCCTGGTTCAGCAGCAGCTGCTACAGAGCAAGCGTCGCCTGCGAAGCGTCAATAGGTTGGTTCAGCAGCAGTTGCAGCAGATGGAGCGTCGTCTGGAAAACGCCGGTATCCTGGTTCAGCAGCAATTGCAGCAGGGCAAGCGTCGGGTTTTCACCTAATACTAGCTAACAAActatttggtgatccaaatggatcccaaattgcATAAAAATTTCTAGAAAGTCTTATATCCTAATTCTAATATCATACAAATGatgaattaaatcaaaacaatttttttatatcttctattttcctctcttttaaacataattagattattaatcatatacAAGTAAATCCTAGAtctaattttatacaaaaataaatcaaaacattttttttactttttattttgcttaaaaaaattaatatatacactATGTACAAGtaggaataaaaaaaatatactaaaccaaaacataatttattgtaaacttatgcaaatatttgatttatgctATAGaagaaataaacaataaaaataaataaataaacgttGTGCAAATAAGCTTACAATGGGGCAGCTTTCTTTGCAAAGAGGaataaaaattctaaacaaGAGGCTTATGACCCAACAAAACTAGTTGGAGCTCTTGCTTAGATTCTTGAAAGAAATGGGACAGATTTTTTAGAGAATAAAATGTGTAGCCTAagagagaagaaggtgaagGTGACAGTCCAAGGTCCACTtttagggtgttaagaggggtatttatagggaATTCACAAGGAAAAAACCTTATGGCCCAAAGGCCCACTTAACACCCTTGACATTGGAAagatttttccattttaaaatatgtcaaaatattttaaatggagcactctccacttgacatgtcactaaatgtcaAGTGATATCTAATGGTATTTAAGCTTTagttaataaatgatgtaatatttggtcattttaatttttaattaaaaatgacaaagCCTTCATGCTCACAGTTGAATTCTTATTTGTTTGTAACTTCTTCCCTTTTTTCTTGGCAACTTCTTccttcatctttttttctttataaccTAAGGTGCTTCTCACGATTGTGTAGACAtcgttatctttttatttttgcactGGTATCCCTTTACACACCCTTTCatcatacaaaaaataatattttattaaaaaaaacaaataagtaatttgaacaattctaattaataaataagatgCTAACtaactttttcaaaaataaaatcgcaaaactaatctaacaactaatacgattaatctaacaaattaataaaactaatctaattaaaataaaatacacaaaatataactaacgactttatataaaaacgttaatatatatttcgtaattctttttttttataaatatccaagataattaattaaataaaaccttgaatattctaagtataataacttccctaagtgttgtaacatagacaaattattaccttaacttattaaggatccaaaatcaattattttcaaaaacttcaattgttctaaaaataaccatctttaaaataaatcgtgctatgagcccgtgaatgaattcaaaatattttataggctcagatttaataaaagtataaactataaaattgggggggtgaaaaatgagtgtctacaatcTCGAATAAGGCTAAATATGGAATAATCAGCATAAGATTGAGTAAACTCATATAATCGCAATGTAGAAGACAATTTAGTGAACCACTAGAGAGGAGACTGACGTAACCCATATAAAGATTTGTGTAAGCGACAAACCGTACCGGAAGGAGTAGAATAGTCTGGGGGAGGACATATAGACACTTCCTTAGACAAGTTACCGTGCAAAAAAAGCATTATGAACATCCATCTGATGAAGTTCCCAATTAAAAATAGCTGTAACAGCAAGAAAAATATGTATCGTACCCATTTTTGCAATTGGAGCAAAAGTTTTTGCATAATTAATGTCAGCACGTTGTCGGTTACCATGAACCACTTAGCGTGATGTATAATGTTTCACCATGCTAGAAGAGGTacgtttaattttataaactcaATTGTTTCTAATTTCTTGCTTACTAGTAGGCAATCGAGTTAAAGTCCAAGTACCGTTGCATTCCAAAGTAGAGATTTCCTCGGTGATTGTTGTTTTCCATTGCGGTGATTTAACGGTCTCCATAAAAGAGGAAGGCTCTTTGCTATCTTAAAGAGCTTCTAGATAACACTTGTTAGATTCagttaattaaagaaaaaagtaaaattaattaagaaagaaataattaattaactcaaaataagataaatgctttagttgattaaaatgaacttaggtgaataagtttaatcaatacgacatggttttaatgatgtgttcgtaaacaaaactaagttgtgtaaatgtTGTATGCACAAGTACAGCTTGAGAGACGTCTAtcttcagcagcagtctgaagaagtgcgcgagcagacgtctcacttcaacatacgctctggtctgaagaagtgcgcgagtagacgtctcacttcaacagacgctctggtctaaagaagtgcgagagcagacgtctcacttcaacaaacactctggtctgaagaagtgcatgAACAGACGactcacttcaacagacgctttagtctgaagaagtgcacgagcagaTTTCTCACTTCAATAGATgctctagtctgaagaagtgcgcgagtagacgtatCACTTCAATAGacgctctggtctgaagaagcgcgagtagacaCCTTGCTTCAGTAGCCGTCTGAAGAAGTGTTAGCTTATCTGCAAGGCTCATCAACATAGCAAACATCAATATTCGTTATCAGTCGTCTGTCGAGTCAGCTTAATACGCTTATATGTCACGTACTCGATTATTCCTCTAGCTCGCATTGTACCTTCCAGTACACCACTTTCTAACGAATATTTTGTAGTACAATTTGGTACGCCGCGATCCAACAAATATATTCTTATGTACGTTCCTGTACACCTGGAGTACGTCTAACGGAAAGCTAACATGTATTCAAAAGGCGAATTAGACCGTTGCTACACTTCAGATATAAAAGGCATCATATTACAATGGTGAATCTCTTGATCTCTCTTCTACTCTCTTCCAATTACGAACTCTGAATGTTAAGCTCTGTGTGTTTACTTTCGCTAAGATCGTTCTATAATTCACTAAGTTAAGCTGAGCTATTGTTCACTATTCTACCTGATTGTATtatcagtattgtaagttgaataggtcattgtttgttcaacagagtgatagTTAGGAGTTTAGAAATAGACAGCTGTTAAGTCATGTGTTTTTAATTGGGTTTGTGTAGTTGCTATACGAATCAAAGTCTTTTAGTGAAAAACCTcctggaaacagaagaaggggtaacATAGGAGTTTtgtctccgaacatccataaaacaccttgtgttatttcatttttgcaTCTTATAATCATTTATCTATCGCTTCAAATTGAGCAAGCATTTCAACACTTGAATTCGTTCAAGTgcttgcgaagatttgtgaagaatataaataaattttaatctctaacatgattaaaattgaattgaaattgataattagcacaacaatattcaactcTCCTACTATTATTGTACCTTATCCTAACAACACAATGagtgatagaaaaattattataatttacaaaatatgcAATGTCAACGAGCTTATTTGAGGTCCCTAAAGGTGATGGTAATGCAGTAGAAGGGGGTCTATATTTTGTTGAACCACTATATTTGTCACATGATTGTGAAAACGAGTCGAAACAATTTTGGTACGCAAGCCACAACCCATTTCTTCTAGGACCGAGGCAATAGTTGTGGATTGAGAGGGGTTGGCCAAACTCCCCCTAGAGTCAATAACTATGTCATCATCTGAATCAACCCATAATGATggttgattaaaatatttttctcatttagtTTTATCCATATCTAAAATAGAATCCAAGTAAGAGAACTGATCTTCAAAAAACTAAATGTCACGACCTACAAACAACTTTTGAGATTTAAGATCATATAACTTCCAGGCCTTTTTACCAAACgaatatcctaaaaatatacaaCGACATGAGCATGTgtcaaatttatctttaatatacAGAGAATTGGAGGCATAACATAAATAGAGAAAAAACTTAAGGAAAGAATGATGTGGTGGTTTACCTAAAAGACATTCATTCGGAGTCTTAAGATCCAACAAAGGTGTTGGCGTAAAATTGATTAGGTGCGCAGCTGTAAGTACACATTCTCCCCTAAAAATATCGCAGAAGCTTAGCTTGAAAATATAATGCACATGCCACGTTAAGAATATGAATAATCTTACATTCAACTCTATCATTTTGTTGAGCCGTATCAACACAAAAGAAGTTTGTAAAAGAATGTCTTTTTCGTCAAAAAATGATTCCAATGAGGTAAATTCACGACTATTATCCAAACGAAACATGCGAatacatttatcaaattttgttttcacCATATTATAAAATTGCTTAATCAAAGCACCAAGTTAACTTTTGCAAAGCATCAAAAATACCCATGTAGTgcgtgaaaaatcatcaacaagAGTAAGAAATAACAAGATCCACAACTCGATAAAACCTTGTTAGGTCCTCAAATATCACATTGGACTAAATCAAAAATAGAAGTAGCACGTGTTTGTTTTCTCATAGAACAAATATAACAGTTCGTAGAACAACCTTTATTCAAAGTCTGTGAAACAAAAGGTAAAGCGGAAGTAACTTTCAAAGAGGGATGACATAAGCGTTGGTTCCATAACACATCAGATCTTTTATTAGAAACCGCATGAGCTTGAATTGTTGGAGTCGCAATCGGATAAAAAATATAGACCCCTCTAGATAGCACCCCCATTCCAATTAGGTTCCTTAAAGTGCGGTCCTAAATAACACAAAGTGTatcagtaaaaataataataaacagtGGGAAGCATTAAGTTGAGATACCGATAATAAATTACAAGTCATCGACGGGACATGTAGCACATTATCAAGAGACAATCCATCAAGCAAAACACTACCAATTTTTGTCACAGAGATCGCAACAACATTAGGTAAACCAACACTAGTATTAATTGAGCtagtgtttaaaaaaaattgaagttatttGTCATATGATTTTAAGCCCCGGTATGAATATCCAATTATTGGAAAAAGACATACCCAATAATTTGTCAGAAGAAGTATTGATGATATTTACAGTTTGTAACAATTGTGACCAATACTCATCGGAAATAGACGGAAAATGTGCACGGTCAATCAAACCAGTAGACACCTCACTAAAGTGGGCAACTACCATGTGAGAGGAGGCAAGGCTACACCCCAGAGTCGTGGTGTTGTAGCGAGGAGCAACCTAAAATGTGTGGTCAGGTTGTGGTGTTGTCCAACATGACCACCACGAGCATCACTCTTAGCATGGCGTTTTTGATACCACTCCGGATAGCCATAAATCCAAAAGAAACTATCTTtcgtttgatttttttattacaatggCTACAAACCCTCTTATTTGAGCCATTGTCGGACCTATTAGGATGCATTAAGACTGCAATATGGACTGAAAAACCGACAGCCTCAGTCCTAGGAATAGATTTCCCTTCTAAAATAATCTACTTTCATTCCTCAACAACAACCTTATCATATGCAATATTAAGTGCAGGTAAAGGATCCATTATTTGAATAGAGGAGACATAATTACCAAATTTAGTAGCATCCAATCCaatacaaaattaatgaagaatagCATAATTTTGAATCGTTGTATACTCAGGTGCAATCGCACAGGTGCACTTTGACAACTTCTCAATCTCAATCGTAGTTAAATCATCATGTAAACAACGCAATTTTGAATAGTATTTAGAAATAGAATTACAATGTTGCTTACACTCAGTAATCTAAGACTTAAACTCCATAATATGAGGACCATTGCCCATTGAAAATTATTCATGAAGATCATCCCACAAATCCTTAACCTTATCTGAATAACGAATGCGATCCCGGATCGATTCATCCAATGTATTCACAATGCACGCATGAAGCATCGAATTAACGATATCCCATTGAGCAAAATCTTGATGAGTGGCTACTGGAGGTATGATATCACCATCAAGGAAGCCTAATTTGTTCTTTACAGGAAGATTATTACGTATCATACGTCTTTGATCATCATAATTATCACCAGTTAATATAATCGGACTAATAATTGAGCCCATACCTTCACTAGGATGAAGGTAATATGGAGAGAAAGACTCATAACGAGCAGTACAGGAGGTTACATCAGTCGGTTCAGATGTCATGGATAGGGTTTAGAGTCGACTAGGGTTAATCAGAGAAAGAAGACgttgaaagaaaaaaacaacgttcaaaagtttgaagaaaaataaaatctctCACCGAGAAAGCTCTTATatcataatattgaaaaagtgTATGCATATTTTTTTGATCTCTACAGTGTGAAACAActcatatatatacaaaaaaataccATAACTATCTCCCTAAATTATGCATATAattatgtcaaaaatatttgaacaaataatacAGCTAATATTATGCCTACAGTTACGTCTAAAATATTGGACCAGATAATACAGTTAATATTCAACTCAAAGTTTGAACCTTAAGTTAAAAACTCTACAAGTTCgaactttaaataataattgaccATTTAGTCATTTGAGGAGGTgactaatttttctttctttctaattcttatattaatttttttcattggCTATTATAGTCTCATAGTTATATTTTAgttgttttaataaatagtCTATTTCCATGTCTGTTTGTTGTTGAACTCTATCATATGTTTTTACATGTTACACTATTATTTAGTTAACCGGTTGATAAACTAACAATGTTATTTTACCTTCAACAGTCGCATTTGGTTGATAGGTGTCCTTCTTTTGGATATAACGGCATAGTTGTTATGCATTGCGTCAACTATAGAAGTTTTTTAGCGCAAGAGTAAATCAATGTCAATAGTCTAATAGCATCACACTGGTGACTATCTTTTGTTACATCTACTTCTAAATCAAGGTGTATTAATTATGCACcatatttattatgatttttttatttagtttgaagattatatatcataaatattttaaaatttcttcttTAATCTCATGTCGttaaatttgtttcatttttgagtttgagaaaaaatgttaagatataatatgttatatattatcacaatcaataatattaatcaataatattaaatagtatgataatattattataattatatagtcTTATTTAATGTCTATAAATTAggcattatatttataaaagggAAGGATCAAAAGAGAGAAGAGCAATATACTATCTGTTTTGTTAGGAGCAATGTATTAGCTAATTTATGCTTTTTGTGAAAATAGATTAGGTGTGGGTTTGGTCCCGTTTTAAACAAGTTGTATGCTCAAAGATGACACGGTTGACTTTACTCTTTGGTTATTTCATTCATTGAGAAGAATTAATCAAGAATGAAAAAATCTATCATGAGAATGAAACACTACCTACACAATCAATGTGTAAGGTTTCTTAGAGATCTCCCGTATGTCCCATGGAAGCTAACCCTATACCCATAGATGCCAGTAAGGGCGAATCCAGGATTTATTTTTTGACTGGgctgattttaattttttagtaattaaaattatcaataaatacccctaataaaataaaataaatataaaagatctaAGAAATGAACGAAATACCcgatttaataacaaatttatatatataaaaattatctcgtattattgaaaatgtaaaaataagacaataaaatatataagatttaacaaacttttacatattatttaagttgcaaccttctattttttatagaataaaattCATCTATTATAGAATCTGAATCAATATCTTCAACAAGCTCTCgttcaatataaattatcatagtATCGGCTAAAAACTCTTCTTCCATCTTATTCCGTTGAATAGTTTTCACATGTTTCATTGCTGAAAATGATCTTTCTGTAGTGGCAGTAGAAACTGGTAAAGTCAAAACAAGTCGAATCAatctatcaatcaaattataatttgatgacTTATTTGTTTCAACTAATCCGCGACACAATTCAATGATGGAagacatattttgaaaattctcattacgagaaacatcaattttataatgCTGAAGTTGGGATCTCAAATAATGCATTTCTTGTTCACTGAAGTCTCCTGGATAATACTTTTCAGCCAATTTGCAAATATCTTCAcctttaaatgatttaaaattatctttaggGTCCAAAGCAGAACTAAGTTTAAGGAGCTCTACTGCCTCATCGCTAAATCTGGAATTCAACtcttcttgttgaaaatctaTCACTGAATTGAAGATATTGAAATGATAGTGTTGTTGAATTGTCAACAAATCTTTTTGTTGACATGAACGTCTTGTTGCACTTTTGTATGAAGCATTCAGATCCGGAATTTCAATGTCATGTTGTGTGCAAACCATTTGCACGTATTCTAGGAGATGATCAAATCCTTCTTCTCTAAAATTGAAAAGTAGTGCTTTAGTAGTTGATACTAGATCCATGGCATTTACAAtatcaagagatttgttttGCAAAGCTTGACAAAGCAGGTTTGTAATTCCCATAATTTTTTGCATCATATAAAGTgtgaaaacaaattcaaaagatCTCAAAGTTATCAAACAACCACATGCTTCTCCACGTAAAGAACTAGACGATCCTTCTTCCACAATACTTTCAAGAACAGAAATAGTTGCACCAAACATATCAATTAAACTGCAAATAGATTCAAAATGAGAGCTCCATCGAGTTGATCCACTTCGATGTAAATTACCAATTTGATTCATTCCTTTACCAGTATCCCGTTCACCCGAAGTAATCATACGATCAATTTCAATAGTTTGAACAGAATGTAACTCAGAATGCCATTTGGAGGAACAACCAATAAGATTAATAATGGtggataattttgaaaaaaatagccAAACAGAAATCTCTTT is drawn from Impatiens glandulifera chromosome 3, dImpGla2.1, whole genome shotgun sequence and contains these coding sequences:
- the LOC124930131 gene encoding zinc finger MYM-type protein 1-like, which encodes MSIILRFVDCLGILRERFFDIVNVPNTTASTLKKSISDVLSRHNLNVTNMRGQGYDGASNMSGAWNGLQALFLRECPYAYYIHCFAHRLQLALVGASTKEISVWLFFSKLSTIINLIGCSSKWHSELHSVQTIEIDRMITSGERDTGKGMNQIGNLHRSGSTRWSSHFESICSLIDMFGATISVLESIVEEGSSSSLRGEACGCLITLRSFEFVFTLYMMQKIMGITNLLCQALQNKSLDIVNAMDLVSTTKALLFNFREEGFDHLLEYVQMVCTQHDIEIPDLNASYKSATRRSCQQKDLLTIQQHYHFNIFNSVIDFQQEELNSRFSDEAVELLKLSSALDPKDNFKSFKGEDICKLAEKYYPGDFSEQEMHYLRSQLQHYKIDVSRLASMGHTGDL